From Streptomyces sp. TLI_105, the proteins below share one genomic window:
- a CDS encoding sensor histidine kinase, with product MTSLQRWRTAARERDERGPTGLSLLPWLLMGLGALSHLLGGEAPNPWIGGLGLLAFNSVYIAIVFRAFDPRSRETPLTWGLLIGLGVLTFALAIGYGREWLLLFPLLGLGVGAVVRRGRLLPVITFPLVLAVGAVTFWRDGWDSVGIVYGTFISIMVTAAILALDETVRQLRATREELARAAVEKERLRFSRDLHDLLGHTLSVIVVKSEVVRRLAPHDLDAALAQVADIESVGRQALTEIREAVTGYREGSLATELDRARDALSSAGIEPVVRRSGPLLEPQTEALLSWVVRESATNAVRHSGASRCEIDLTGSADRVRLTVTDDGRGPSDTTPGSGLRGLRERVAAAGGTLDSGPAPRGGFRVTAELPVETPAPHEGEPTE from the coding sequence ATGACGAGCCTGCAGCGGTGGAGAACGGCGGCGCGCGAGCGCGACGAACGGGGGCCCACCGGACTGAGCCTCCTCCCCTGGCTCCTCATGGGCCTCGGCGCGCTCTCCCACCTCCTCGGCGGGGAGGCGCCGAACCCGTGGATCGGCGGCCTCGGGCTGCTCGCCTTCAACTCGGTGTACATCGCGATCGTGTTCCGCGCCTTCGACCCGCGCAGCCGGGAGACCCCCCTGACCTGGGGCCTTCTCATCGGCCTGGGAGTGCTCACCTTCGCCCTCGCCATCGGGTACGGCCGGGAGTGGCTGCTCCTCTTCCCCCTCCTGGGCCTCGGGGTCGGCGCGGTGGTGCGGCGCGGCCGGCTGCTGCCCGTGATCACGTTCCCGCTGGTCCTCGCGGTCGGGGCGGTGACCTTCTGGAGGGACGGCTGGGACTCCGTCGGGATCGTGTACGGCACGTTCATCTCGATCATGGTGACGGCGGCGATCCTCGCGCTCGACGAGACGGTCCGGCAGTTGCGGGCGACCCGGGAGGAGCTGGCCAGGGCGGCCGTCGAGAAGGAACGGCTGCGGTTCTCGCGCGACCTGCACGACCTGCTCGGCCACACCCTCTCGGTGATCGTGGTGAAGTCCGAGGTCGTCCGGCGGCTCGCCCCGCACGACCTGGACGCGGCCCTGGCGCAGGTCGCGGACATCGAGTCCGTGGGCCGTCAGGCGCTCACCGAGATCAGGGAGGCGGTGACCGGATACCGCGAGGGCAGCCTCGCCACCGAGCTGGACCGGGCGCGCGACGCGCTCTCCTCGGCCGGCATCGAACCGGTCGTCCGCCGCTCGGGCCCGCTCCTGGAGCCCCAGACCGAGGCCCTGCTGAGCTGGGTGGTGCGGGAGTCGGCGACCAACGCGGTACGGCACAGCGGCGCGTCCCGCTGCGAGATCGACCTCACCGGCTCCGCCGACCGGGTCCGCCTCACCGTCACGGACGACGGCCGCGGCCCCTCCGACACCACGCCCGGCAGCGGCCTGCGCGGCCTGCGCGAGCGGGTCGCCGCGGCAGGCGGCACTCTTGACTCGGGACCGGCTCCGCGGGGCGGGTTCCGGGTCACCGCGGAGCTCCCCGTGGAGACCCCCGCACCGCACGAGGGGGAGCCCACGGAATGA
- a CDS encoding Zn-dependent alcohol dehydrogenase yields the protein MRAAVLHEIGQEKLEVIDDVEAVGFGPGKVRIRVRATGLCHSDVSAMSGVLPQPAPFVPGHEGAGEILDVGDGVTGLSQGQRVLLCWLPACGSCPACRRGQTQLCLAGFMNAGTPNFKRPGGDVFGFAGTGTFTEEVVVDAGCAVPIPDDVPFDIAALIGCGVTTGLGAAINTAKVEAGSSVAVIGCGGVGISAIQGAKLQGAAQIVAVDPVESRREAALKFGATEAVAPEALADAKQRITGGEGFDYVFEVVGKSATARTAYETTRRGGTLCVVGAGALDDFLQLNMFELFFDEKRILPSMYGGGDVLRSYERAIALWRAGRIDLESLITHRVPLAGINEALEQMRTGAALRTCIEI from the coding sequence ATGCGCGCAGCCGTACTGCACGAGATCGGCCAGGAAAAACTCGAAGTCATCGACGACGTCGAGGCGGTGGGCTTCGGCCCCGGCAAGGTGCGGATCCGGGTGCGGGCCACCGGCCTGTGCCACTCCGACGTCTCCGCGATGAGCGGCGTCCTCCCGCAGCCCGCCCCCTTCGTCCCCGGCCACGAGGGCGCCGGCGAGATCCTCGACGTCGGCGACGGCGTCACCGGGCTCAGCCAGGGGCAGCGGGTCCTGCTCTGCTGGCTGCCCGCCTGCGGCAGCTGTCCCGCCTGCAGGCGCGGCCAGACCCAGCTGTGCCTGGCCGGCTTCATGAACGCCGGCACCCCCAACTTCAAGCGCCCCGGCGGTGACGTCTTCGGCTTCGCCGGCACCGGCACCTTCACCGAGGAGGTCGTCGTCGACGCGGGCTGCGCCGTCCCCATCCCCGACGACGTGCCCTTCGACATCGCCGCCCTCATCGGCTGCGGCGTCACCACCGGCCTCGGCGCCGCCATCAACACCGCCAAGGTGGAGGCCGGTTCGTCGGTCGCCGTCATCGGCTGCGGCGGCGTCGGCATCTCCGCGATCCAGGGCGCCAAGCTCCAGGGCGCCGCCCAGATCGTCGCCGTCGACCCCGTCGAGTCCCGGCGCGAGGCCGCGCTGAAGTTCGGCGCCACCGAGGCGGTCGCCCCCGAGGCGCTCGCCGACGCCAAGCAGCGGATCACCGGCGGCGAGGGCTTCGACTACGTCTTCGAGGTCGTCGGCAAGTCCGCCACCGCCCGCACCGCGTACGAGACGACCCGGCGCGGCGGCACCCTCTGCGTCGTCGGCGCGGGAGCCCTCGACGACTTCCTCCAGCTCAACATGTTCGAGCTGTTCTTCGACGAGAAGCGGATCCTGCCCTCGATGTACGGGGGCGGGGACGTGCTCCGCTCGTACGAGCGCGCCATCGCGCTCTGGCGGGCCGGCCGCATCGACCTGGAGTCGCTGATCACCCACCGGGTGCCGCTGGCGGGCATCAACGAGGCCCTGGAGCAGATGCGGACCGGCGCGGCCCTCCGTACCTGCATCGAGATCTGA
- a CDS encoding phosphatidylserine/phosphatidylglycerophosphate/cardiolipin synthase family protein, whose amino-acid sequence MISIKSKFRTAVTALAVGVSLAVAPSASAEPVLAVTTGAVFNEPSSTDAAARGRILFHLADLVDGAEAGSSVRISLYLFQSQYLADKLGAAHRRGVTVQVLLDHDSTSAAATSLTTQLAGAGAPDSWVRSCKSQEACLALDPGTTATDPDGWYDNVNHNKFFLFSRTKGKGDVAVDSVVVQSSGNLTGQDLNAWWNDALTVAGNKELFDAYTTYFGDQAAAAAGQAPQVADYAHDTQAGKAKVYFFPRSGSDTIVNILKTVAPAGTANPCQSNGPGFGTSDGRTKIRIAQGHITRPEVARQLWELADAGCQIEIVYRSLDNWTTDGTPMSQVANWLTRPTTGKGRITLYQLDNDGRGGTDSHTKYLLIEGTYLNGVNKKIVFTGSHTYTVTALKYNDEALLKYEDNQDTSVFDAYVRNFEAQRAAALSEGL is encoded by the coding sequence TGACCGCCCTGGCCGTCGGCGTCTCCCTGGCGGTCGCGCCCTCGGCCTCGGCGGAGCCCGTGCTGGCCGTCACCACCGGCGCCGTGTTCAACGAGCCGTCGAGCACGGACGCGGCCGCCCGGGGCCGCATCCTCTTCCACCTCGCGGACCTGGTCGACGGCGCCGAGGCGGGCTCATCCGTCCGGATCTCCCTCTACCTCTTCCAGTCGCAGTACCTGGCCGACAAGCTGGGCGCCGCCCACCGCAGGGGCGTCACCGTGCAGGTGCTCCTCGACCACGACAGCACCTCCGCGGCGGCGACCAGCCTCACGACCCAGCTGGCCGGGGCGGGCGCCCCGGACTCCTGGGTGCGGAGCTGCAAGAGCCAGGAGGCCTGTCTGGCCCTCGACCCGGGCACCACGGCCACGGACCCCGACGGCTGGTACGACAACGTCAACCACAACAAGTTCTTCCTGTTCTCCCGCACCAAGGGCAAGGGCGACGTCGCGGTCGACAGCGTGGTGGTGCAGTCCTCCGGCAACCTCACCGGCCAGGACCTCAACGCCTGGTGGAACGACGCCCTGACCGTCGCCGGGAACAAGGAACTCTTCGACGCCTACACCACGTACTTCGGCGACCAGGCCGCCGCCGCGGCCGGGCAGGCGCCGCAGGTCGCCGACTATGCCCACGACACCCAGGCGGGCAAGGCCAAGGTCTACTTCTTCCCGCGCTCCGGTTCCGACACGATCGTCAACATCCTCAAGACCGTCGCCCCCGCCGGCACCGCGAACCCCTGCCAGAGCAACGGCCCGGGATTCGGCACGTCCGACGGCCGTACGAAGATCCGCATCGCCCAGGGGCACATCACCCGTCCCGAAGTGGCCCGGCAGTTGTGGGAACTCGCCGACGCGGGCTGCCAGATCGAGATCGTCTACCGGTCGCTCGACAACTGGACAACCGACGGCACCCCCATGTCGCAGGTGGCCAACTGGCTGACCAGGCCCACGACCGGGAAGGGCCGCATCACCTTGTACCAGCTCGACAACGACGGCCGCGGCGGCACCGACTCCCACACCAAATACCTGCTGATCGAGGGCACGTACCTCAACGGCGTCAACAAGAAGATCGTCTTCACCGGCAGCCACACCTACACGGTGACGGCGCTCAAGTACAACGACGAGGCGTTGCTCAAGTACGAGGACAACCAGGACACGTCCGTCTTCGACGCGTACGTACGGAACTTCGAGGCCCAGCGCGCGGCGGCGCTGTCCGAAGGTCTGTAG
- a CDS encoding ABC transporter substrate-binding protein translates to MSLRRRGTAAALALAAALSLAACGGGDGSSGPAEKEGTAKKKDVATGGKDFGDAAARTAALGTDAKPGQFPRTLTHALGKTELKTAPKRVVVLDVGELDNVVSLGVKPVGYAPSEGDDGIPGYLAEDAGTPKSVGTINNLNLEAIANLQPDLILGSQLRAADKYDELSKIAPTVFSIRPGFTWKENYLLNAAALDRTAEAKTKLAAYEAKAKQLGADIGAAGGPNRPTVSMVRYLPGKIRLYAKASFIGTILEDTGLPRPKNQQVDELATEISPERIDEADADWIFTGVYGDAKATKKDTAQANPLWKNLKAVRAGRAKDVPDETWYLGLGVTAANSVLDDLREDLVK, encoded by the coding sequence ATGTCCCTCCGCCGCCGCGGCACCGCCGCCGCCCTCGCCCTCGCCGCCGCGCTCTCGCTCGCGGCCTGCGGAGGGGGCGACGGGTCCTCCGGCCCCGCCGAGAAGGAGGGCACGGCCAAGAAGAAGGACGTCGCCACCGGCGGCAAGGACTTCGGCGACGCCGCCGCCAGGACCGCGGCCCTGGGCACCGACGCGAAGCCCGGCCAGTTTCCCCGCACCCTCACCCACGCCCTCGGGAAGACCGAGCTCAAGACCGCCCCCAAGCGGGTCGTCGTCCTCGACGTCGGCGAGCTCGACAACGTCGTCTCCCTCGGCGTCAAGCCCGTCGGCTACGCCCCCTCCGAAGGCGACGACGGCATCCCCGGCTACCTCGCCGAGGACGCCGGCACCCCGAAGTCGGTCGGCACCATCAACAACCTCAACCTGGAGGCCATCGCCAACCTCCAGCCCGACCTCATCCTCGGCAGCCAGCTGCGCGCCGCCGACAAGTACGACGAACTGTCGAAGATCGCGCCCACCGTGTTCTCCATCCGCCCGGGCTTCACCTGGAAGGAGAACTACCTCCTCAACGCCGCCGCGCTCGACAGGACCGCCGAGGCGAAGACGAAGCTCGCCGCGTACGAGGCCAAGGCGAAGCAGCTGGGCGCAGACATCGGCGCGGCCGGCGGCCCGAACAGGCCGACCGTCTCCATGGTCCGCTACCTCCCCGGCAAGATCCGCCTCTACGCCAAGGCCTCCTTCATCGGCACGATCCTGGAGGACACCGGCCTGCCCCGGCCGAAGAACCAGCAGGTCGACGAGCTCGCCACCGAGATCAGCCCCGAGAGGATCGACGAGGCCGACGCCGACTGGATCTTCACCGGCGTCTACGGCGACGCCAAGGCCACCAAGAAGGACACCGCCCAGGCCAACCCGCTCTGGAAGAACCTCAAGGCGGTCAGGGCCGGCCGGGCCAAGGACGTCCCGGACGAGACCTGGTACCTCGGCCTCGGCGTCACGGCGGCGAACAGCGTCCTCGACGACCTGCGCGAGGACCTGGTCAAGTAG
- a CDS encoding ABC transporter ATP-binding protein: MKNETAVAFTGVTRSFGPVRAVDGIDLTIRRGETVALLGRNGAGKSTTIGLLLGLDEPDGGEVRLFDDTPARAVAAGRTGAMLQDGRPVPRVTVRELVTFVARTYPAPLPVAEALALAGLTELADRRVDRLSGGQVQRVRFAVALAGNPELIVLDEPTAALDVEAREAFWGSMRGYARRGNTVLFSTHYLEEADAHADRIVVIDSGRVLADGTGEELKRAAGGSFVAFDLAGGPSEGLDLLPGVTSVEIRGDRARLRTADSDATVRALAERNAIRGLEVAPVSLNDAFLALTTHARPLETTR, encoded by the coding sequence ATGAAGAACGAGACAGCGGTCGCCTTCACCGGAGTCACCCGGTCCTTCGGACCGGTCCGCGCCGTGGACGGCATCGACCTCACCATCCGGCGCGGCGAGACCGTCGCCCTGCTCGGACGCAACGGCGCCGGCAAGTCCACCACCATCGGCCTGCTCCTCGGCCTCGACGAGCCCGACGGCGGCGAGGTGCGGCTCTTCGACGACACCCCGGCCCGCGCCGTCGCGGCCGGCCGGACCGGCGCGATGCTCCAGGACGGCCGCCCGGTCCCCCGGGTCACCGTCCGCGAGCTCGTCACCTTCGTCGCCCGCACCTACCCGGCGCCCCTGCCGGTCGCCGAGGCCCTCGCGCTCGCCGGCCTCACCGAACTCGCCGACCGCCGGGTCGACCGCCTCTCCGGCGGCCAGGTCCAGCGCGTCCGCTTCGCCGTCGCCCTCGCCGGCAACCCCGAACTGATCGTCCTCGACGAGCCCACCGCCGCCCTCGACGTCGAGGCCCGCGAGGCCTTCTGGGGTTCGATGCGCGGCTACGCCCGGCGCGGCAACACCGTCCTCTTCTCCACCCACTACCTGGAGGAGGCCGACGCCCACGCCGACCGGATCGTCGTCATCGACTCCGGCCGCGTCCTCGCCGACGGCACCGGCGAGGAGCTCAAGCGCGCGGCCGGCGGCAGCTTCGTCGCCTTCGACCTGGCCGGCGGCCCCAGCGAGGGGCTGGACCTGCTCCCCGGAGTGACCTCGGTGGAGATCCGCGGCGACCGCGCCCGGCTCCGCACCGCCGACTCCGACGCGACCGTCCGCGCGCTCGCCGAACGGAACGCGATCCGGGGCCTCGAAGTCGCCCCCGTGTCCCTCAACGACGCCTTCCTCGCCCTCACCACGCACGCCCGCCCTCTGGAGACGACCCGATGA
- a CDS encoding MaoC/PaaZ C-terminal domain-containing protein → MPIDPAKAVAAEPRSAEISWDHKDVQLYHLGLGAGVPATDPDELRYTLESRLHVLPSFATVAGAGMGVVGGLSAPGIDIDLAAVLHGGQSITLHRPLPTRGRAVSTSRVAAVYDKGKAAVLVLRSEAADEDGPLWTSDASIFVRGEGGWGGDRGPSERLPLPDRAPDADVERPIREEQALLYRLSGDWNPLHADPEFAKLAGFDRPILHGLCSYGMTLKAVVDTLLDGDVTRVRSYRTRFAGIVFPGETLRIRMWAGDGRVQVAVTAVERDDAPVLADTLVAHS, encoded by the coding sequence ATGCCCATCGACCCCGCCAAGGCCGTCGCCGCCGAACCCCGCAGCGCCGAGATCTCCTGGGACCACAAGGACGTCCAGCTCTACCACCTGGGCCTCGGGGCGGGCGTCCCCGCGACCGACCCCGACGAGCTCCGCTACACCCTGGAGTCCCGGCTCCACGTCCTGCCCAGCTTCGCCACCGTCGCGGGCGCCGGCATGGGCGTCGTCGGCGGGCTCTCCGCCCCCGGCATCGACATCGACCTCGCCGCCGTCCTGCACGGCGGCCAGTCGATCACCCTCCACCGTCCCCTTCCCACCCGCGGCCGGGCCGTCTCCACCTCCCGCGTCGCCGCCGTGTACGACAAGGGCAAGGCGGCCGTCCTCGTCCTGCGCTCCGAGGCCGCCGACGAGGACGGCCCGCTCTGGACCAGCGACGCCTCGATCTTCGTACGCGGCGAGGGCGGCTGGGGCGGCGACCGGGGCCCCTCCGAGCGCCTCCCGCTCCCGGACCGCGCGCCCGACGCCGACGTCGAGCGGCCGATCCGCGAGGAACAGGCCCTGCTCTACCGGCTCTCCGGGGACTGGAACCCGCTCCACGCCGACCCCGAGTTCGCCAAGCTCGCCGGCTTCGACCGGCCGATCCTGCACGGACTCTGCTCGTACGGCATGACCCTCAAGGCGGTGGTGGACACGCTGCTCGACGGAGACGTCACCCGCGTCCGCTCGTACCGCACGCGCTTCGCCGGGATCGTCTTCCCCGGCGAGACCCTGCGCATCCGGATGTGGGCCGGCGACGGCCGCGTCCAGGTGGCGGTGACGGCCGTGGAGCGCGACGACGCCCCGGTCCTCGCCGACACCCTCGTCGCACACTCCTGA
- a CDS encoding 3-oxoacyl-ACP reductase: MSLPLEGLSAIVTGAGRGLGRAEALELARLGAAVVVNDYGQPGRDGSGEASAAPAEEVAAEIRAAGGRAVAHLGDVSDFETARALVDLAVAEFGKLDVLVNNAGILRDRMVFSMSEDEWDSVVRVHLKGHFNTTHFAAVHWRSRAKAGETGVYGRIVNTSSEAFLAGSAGQPNYAAAKGGIVGLTTSSALALARYGVTVNAICPRARTRMTEDVFVGFGEPGEGELDLLSPDHVAPLVGYLASPAAAGVNGQLLVVHGGMVAVVDRPKVSAKFDTAKEAFTYEELDSLLTPHYASRPAGETFAATEVLGLKKG; the protein is encoded by the coding sequence ATGTCACTGCCTCTTGAGGGGCTGAGCGCGATCGTCACCGGCGCCGGGCGCGGACTCGGCCGCGCCGAGGCCCTGGAACTGGCCCGGCTCGGCGCCGCCGTCGTCGTCAACGACTACGGGCAACCCGGCCGCGACGGCTCGGGCGAGGCCTCCGCCGCGCCCGCCGAGGAGGTCGCGGCGGAGATCCGCGCGGCGGGCGGCCGGGCGGTCGCCCACCTCGGCGACGTCTCCGACTTCGAGACGGCGCGGGCCCTGGTCGACCTGGCGGTGGCCGAGTTCGGGAAGCTGGACGTCCTGGTCAACAACGCGGGCATCCTGCGCGACCGGATGGTCTTCTCGATGAGCGAGGACGAGTGGGACTCGGTCGTGCGGGTCCACCTCAAGGGCCACTTCAACACCACCCACTTCGCGGCGGTCCACTGGCGCAGCCGCGCCAAGGCGGGCGAGACCGGCGTCTACGGCCGCATCGTCAACACCTCCTCGGAGGCCTTCCTCGCGGGCTCGGCCGGCCAGCCGAACTACGCGGCGGCCAAGGGCGGCATCGTGGGCCTGACCACCTCGTCGGCGCTCGCGCTCGCCCGGTACGGGGTCACGGTGAACGCGATCTGCCCCCGGGCCAGGACGCGGATGACGGAGGACGTCTTCGTGGGCTTCGGCGAGCCGGGGGAGGGCGAGCTCGACCTGCTGTCCCCGGACCACGTGGCCCCGCTCGTCGGCTATCTGGCGTCCCCGGCGGCGGCCGGGGTCAACGGACAACTGCTCGTCGTGCACGGCGGGATGGTGGCGGTCGTGGACCGGCCGAAGGTCTCGGCCAAGTTCGACACGGCCAAGGAGGCGTTCACGTACGAGGAGCTGGACTCCCTCCTGACCCCGCACTACGCGTCCCGCCCGGCGGGCGAGACCTTCGCGGCGACGGAGGTGCTGGGTCTGAAGAAGGGCTGA
- a CDS encoding ABC transporter permease, with amino-acid sequence MITEYVRLEVRRTLRDTGFAIGTIAVPVMMYLLFTNLGGQNEGEWKTASMVGMAAYGALGAALSIGTGVAEDKGSGWLRQLRITPMSPRQVVTGRALTGSVVVLPSIVGVLLAGGLVNGVHLAAWEWAVVALTLWLGSLPFTLLGIGNGYRLTAQTTGVANIACNLGLAVLGGLWFPVSLFPDWLRSLSEYTPTNRFAELGVSVAGGHAPGAAALAVIAAWAALFGAYAAVSYRRSARTA; translated from the coding sequence ATGATCACCGAGTACGTACGCCTCGAAGTCCGCCGTACCCTGCGCGACACCGGCTTCGCCATCGGCACCATCGCCGTCCCGGTGATGATGTACCTCCTCTTCACCAACCTCGGCGGCCAGAACGAAGGGGAGTGGAAGACCGCCTCCATGGTCGGCATGGCGGCGTACGGGGCGCTCGGCGCCGCCCTGTCGATCGGCACGGGCGTCGCCGAGGACAAGGGGTCCGGCTGGCTGCGGCAGCTGCGGATCACACCGATGAGCCCGCGCCAGGTCGTCACCGGCCGCGCCCTCACCGGCTCGGTGGTGGTGCTGCCGTCGATCGTCGGAGTCCTCCTCGCCGGCGGCCTCGTCAACGGCGTCCACCTGGCGGCCTGGGAGTGGGCCGTGGTCGCGCTCACCCTCTGGCTCGGCTCGCTCCCCTTCACCCTCCTCGGCATCGGCAACGGCTACCGGCTCACCGCGCAGACCACCGGGGTCGCGAACATCGCCTGCAACCTGGGCCTCGCGGTCCTCGGCGGCCTGTGGTTCCCGGTGAGCCTCTTCCCCGACTGGCTGCGCTCCCTCTCCGAATACACCCCCACCAACCGCTTCGCCGAGCTCGGCGTCTCGGTCGCCGGCGGCCACGCCCCGGGCGCGGCGGCGCTCGCCGTCATCGCCGCCTGGGCGGCCCTGTTCGGCGCGTACGCGGCGGTCTCGTACCGTCGTTCGGCGAGGACGGCGTAG
- a CDS encoding response regulator transcription factor — translation MIRLLLAEDQGMMRGALALLLGMEHDIEVVAQVGRGDEIVDAALVARPDVALLDIELPGRSGLDAAADLRDEVPDCKVLILTTFGRPGYLRRAMEAGAAGFLVKDGPVEDLAEAVRQVLRGETVIDPALAAAALSAGPNPLTGRERDALAASVDGATIADIAASLHLSESTVRNYLSSAIGKTGTRNRMEAVRAARRQGWL, via the coding sequence ATGATCAGACTGCTGCTCGCCGAGGACCAGGGCATGATGCGCGGGGCGCTGGCCCTGCTGCTCGGGATGGAGCACGACATCGAGGTCGTCGCGCAGGTCGGGCGGGGGGACGAGATCGTCGACGCGGCGCTCGTCGCGCGCCCGGACGTGGCCCTGCTCGACATCGAACTCCCGGGACGATCGGGCCTGGACGCGGCGGCGGACCTGCGGGACGAGGTCCCGGACTGCAAGGTCCTGATCCTCACCACCTTCGGCCGCCCCGGCTACCTGCGCCGGGCGATGGAGGCGGGCGCGGCGGGCTTCCTCGTGAAGGACGGCCCCGTGGAGGACCTGGCCGAGGCGGTCCGGCAGGTGCTGCGGGGTGAGACGGTGATCGACCCGGCCCTCGCGGCGGCGGCCCTCAGCGCGGGCCCGAACCCGCTGACGGGCCGTGAGCGGGACGCCCTGGCGGCCTCGGTGGACGGCGCGACGATCGCGGACATCGCCGCGTCCCTGCACCTCTCGGAGTCGACGGTACGGAACTACCTGTCGTCGGCGATCGGCAAGACGGGCACCCGGAACCGGATGGAGGCGGTGCGGGCGGCGCGGCGGCAGGGGTGGCTGTAG